AAATCTTTGCAAACTTCCGGGGATTGGTAGAAAAACTGCTCAGAGACTTGCTTTTTTTATAATGAGCATGCCACAGCAAGAAGCTATTGATATAGCACAGGCAATTATAAATCTGAAAAAAAACGCTAAATACTGCTCTGTTTGTTTTAACATTACGGAGCAGGAAAAATGCAATATATGCAGTAATCCTGAAAGAGATCAATCTATAATATGTGTAGTAGAAGAACCAAGCAATATAGTTTTATTTGAAAAAACTGGATATAAGGGTACATATCATGTTCTTGGAGGAAATATATCTCCTGTTGATGGATTAACTCCAGATAAGTTAAAGATAAAAGAGCTTGAAGAGAGAGTTAAAACAGGTCAGATCAAAGAAGTTATAATCTCAACAAGCCCAAATACAAAAGGAGAGCTTACAGCACAATGGATCGCTGATATGTTAAAAAAATACGACATTAAAATATCAAGAATTGCCTATGGGCTTCCTATAGGGATTGACATTGAGTTTGCAGATGAAGTAACATTGTCAAAAGCTTTAGAAGGAAGGAAGCCTGTGAATGTATGAAGAGCTAAAAAAAAGAAGATTAGAGCTTGAAAAAACATTAGAGGAAATTGCTGAAGAGACGAAGATAAAGAAGTCTTACTTGCAGTTCATAGAAGAAGGTGATTTTGATAAATTACCAATTGCAGTATACACAAGAGCATATATTATAACCTATGCGAAAAATCTTGGAGTCGATCCATCAGCTATTTTAAAAGATTATGAAAATTATCTCCAATCAAAACAAAATACTAAAAGAGAAATCGAACTAAATGACATAGAATCGTCCGATCAAAAAACATCTTTTTTCAAAAAGTTACCAAACTGGAGTATAACCTTAGCGGTCATATTTATAGTTTTTTTTATAGTTTTTCTACTTATCAAATCTGAGAGAAAAGAACAAATCTTACCTCCCCCACCCCCTGTAAAGCAAGAGACGAACTCAGAAATATCAAAAATTGAGGAAAAAATAGAAACAAACATGTCTCAACAGGAATCTCCAGTAAAAGAACAAAAACTTATAATTGAAACTTCTGATAAAGTGTGGATGAGAATAACCATAGATGATAGGGACAAGAGAGAGTTTCTTCTCAATCCA
The nucleotide sequence above comes from Thermodesulfovibrio aggregans. Encoded proteins:
- the recR gene encoding recombination mediator RecR, whose amino-acid sequence is MSNPIEKLIENLCKLPGIGRKTAQRLAFFIMSMPQQEAIDIAQAIINLKKNAKYCSVCFNITEQEKCNICSNPERDQSIICVVEEPSNIVLFEKTGYKGTYHVLGGNISPVDGLTPDKLKIKELEERVKTGQIKEVIISTSPNTKGELTAQWIADMLKKYDIKISRIAYGLPIGIDIEFADEVTLSKALEGRKPVNV
- a CDS encoding helix-turn-helix domain-containing protein → MYEELKKRRLELEKTLEEIAEETKIKKSYLQFIEEGDFDKLPIAVYTRAYIITYAKNLGVDPSAILKDYENYLQSKQNTKREIELNDIESSDQKTSFFKKLPNWSITLAVIFIVFFIVFLLIKSERKEQILPPPPPVKQETNSEISKIEEKIETNMSQQESPVKEQKLIIETSDKVWMRITIDDRDKREFLLNPGQKIQLQANKSFRLHIGNAGGVKVLFNGKDMGKIGETGQVVYLNLPQEKN